The following are encoded in a window of Brevibacillus sp. DP1.3A genomic DNA:
- the spoIIIAF gene encoding stage III sporulation protein AF has protein sequence MTWLTLWLKKIILLVLLAAFLDLILPNTTLQRYVKMVMGLILLLTIISPVFSLFSLSQEDLAFRLDRYQQELNKPASAEWKRITDKLLGQQNQQMTAYVQSQVASSVKASVKEQYGVTVEDVTITVNQQNPEQPTLERIELVVGDANKEEQKGQSTIEPIKPVQPVEITIGEPIDIQSDPKSDIAATAHHDNPLYAQITNDVAKEWGLSKSQVVIKDESREREKQ, from the coding sequence ATGACTTGGTTAACCCTGTGGTTGAAAAAAATTATCTTGCTCGTCCTTTTGGCTGCCTTCCTTGATCTGATCCTGCCCAATACGACACTGCAACGCTACGTAAAAATGGTGATGGGCTTGATTCTTTTGTTGACGATCATTTCTCCCGTGTTTAGTCTGTTTAGCCTCTCGCAGGAAGATTTGGCCTTTCGTCTGGATCGCTACCAACAAGAGCTGAACAAGCCTGCTTCGGCAGAGTGGAAACGCATCACTGACAAGCTGCTCGGTCAACAAAACCAACAGATGACCGCTTACGTCCAGTCACAGGTAGCGTCCTCAGTAAAAGCCAGTGTCAAAGAGCAGTACGGCGTAACTGTCGAAGATGTCACGATTACCGTTAATCAGCAAAATCCAGAACAACCAACCCTTGAGCGAATCGAGCTGGTAGTCGGTGACGCGAACAAGGAAGAGCAAAAAGGGCAGAGCACGATTGAACCGATTAAACCTGTCCAGCCTGTTGAGATTACGATTGGCGAACCCATTGACATACAATCTGATCCCAAATCAGATATTGCAGCAACAGCTCACCATGACAACCCACTTTACGCGCAAATCACAAACGATGTCGCTAAAGAGTGGGGGCTTTCGAAGAGTCAGGTCGTTATCAAAGACGAATCGAGAGAAAGAGAGAAACAGTAG
- the spoIIIAE gene encoding stage III sporulation protein AE, whose amino-acid sequence MAHTCKLILFLFLLLALFPVAVSAAMTPAVAPAAGPINQIVQQQVDHLQLDRVEKYWHQLQRDYKGYLPDLKSEGFIQILMQQGDFSISGVLQGMGKFIFHEILMNGKLLSSIIIITVFAMILETMQNAFERNAVSTVAYSITYLVLMVLAINSFHVAITYAKDAIANMSDFMLAMIPLVIALLASVGNLASATMFHPLIIFMINTSGMMISYVVFPLLFLSAMLSIVSLFSERYKVTQLATLLRNIAMGVLGSFLTIFLAIISIQGATSAVADGVTLRTAKYITGNFIPIVGRVFSDAADTVLNASLLVKNAVGLAGVLILIMLCAFPALKILVLALIYNLSSAVLQPLGNSPIISALGTIGKSLLFVFAALATVGLMFFLAITIIIAAGNISMMVR is encoded by the coding sequence ATGGCACACACTTGCAAGCTGATCCTGTTCTTGTTCTTGCTTCTTGCCTTGTTTCCAGTTGCCGTGTCTGCTGCTATGACACCCGCTGTTGCACCCGCAGCCGGTCCGATCAATCAAATCGTGCAACAACAGGTCGATCACTTGCAGCTAGACCGAGTCGAAAAGTATTGGCATCAGTTGCAGCGCGACTATAAAGGGTACTTGCCCGACTTGAAATCGGAAGGCTTTATCCAAATCCTCATGCAGCAAGGTGACTTCAGTATTTCAGGAGTCCTGCAAGGAATGGGCAAATTCATCTTTCATGAGATTTTGATGAATGGCAAGCTGCTTAGCTCCATCATTATCATTACGGTCTTCGCGATGATTCTCGAAACGATGCAGAACGCCTTTGAACGCAATGCGGTATCGACAGTGGCGTACTCGATTACTTATCTCGTCTTGATGGTACTTGCGATCAACAGCTTTCATGTCGCCATTACCTATGCCAAAGATGCAATCGCGAACATGTCTGATTTCATGCTGGCCATGATCCCACTTGTCATCGCGCTGCTTGCTTCGGTAGGAAATCTGGCATCCGCCACTATGTTTCACCCGCTGATTATCTTCATGATCAACACCAGTGGCATGATGATCTCTTACGTCGTGTTTCCGCTACTGTTTCTCTCTGCGATGCTCTCTATCGTCAGCCTGTTTTCAGAGAGGTACAAAGTCACACAGTTAGCGACCTTGCTACGCAATATTGCAATGGGTGTCCTTGGCTCATTTCTGACGATCTTTCTCGCCATCATTTCCATACAGGGAGCGACTTCAGCCGTTGCGGACGGGGTCACGCTCCGAACAGCGAAATACATCACGGGCAATTTCATCCCGATAGTAGGTCGTGTGTTCTCCGATGCGGCAGATACCGTACTCAATGCCTCGCTACTGGTCAAAAATGCCGTCGGCTTGGCAGGAGTTTTGATCCTGATCATGCTATGCGCGTTTCCGGCTTTGAAGATACTGGTACTGGCTCTGATCTACAATCTGTCATCTGCCGTACTCCAACCGCTTGGAAACAGCCCAATCATCAGTGCGTTAGGTACGATTGGGAAAAGTCTTTTGTTCGTCTTCGCTGCTTTGGCGACAGTCGGCTTGATGTTCTTTCTGGCGATTACGATCATTATTGCAGCGGGCAACATCTCCATGATGGTTCGGTAG
- the spoIIIAD gene encoding stage III sporulation protein AD: MEIVQIVGLGLVATILALVIKEQKPMFAFLLAIASGVIIFYFLVGKIADVIRVLERLAVQADLNLVFLETILKIIGIAYIAEFGAQMTRDAGQGAIASKIELAGKVLILVMAVPIIQIIIETVIDLLPA; the protein is encoded by the coding sequence ATGGAGATTGTACAAATTGTCGGACTAGGACTGGTGGCTACGATTCTCGCGCTAGTCATTAAGGAACAGAAGCCGATGTTCGCCTTTTTGTTGGCGATCGCGAGCGGAGTCATCATCTTTTACTTTCTCGTCGGAAAAATAGCAGATGTCATTCGGGTTTTGGAAAGATTAGCGGTTCAAGCAGACTTGAACCTTGTGTTTCTGGAAACGATTTTAAAAATCATCGGAATTGCCTACATTGCTGAATTCGGTGCACAGATGACCCGAGATGCTGGACAAGGTGCGATAGCTTCGAAAATCGAGCTCGCTGGAAAAGTCCTCATACTGGTTATGGCTGTACCGATCATCCAAATCATTATCGAAACAGTGATCGACTTGTTGCCGGCATAA
- the spoIIIAC gene encoding stage III sporulation protein AC, translating into MDFDLTPVFQIGAVGFITAILHTVLKQAGKEDIAHWATLVGFIIVLYMVSHYIGDLFSEVKRVFLFN; encoded by the coding sequence GTGGATTTTGATTTGACACCTGTTTTCCAGATAGGAGCAGTAGGGTTCATAACAGCCATCCTGCATACAGTCCTGAAGCAGGCGGGCAAGGAAGATATTGCGCATTGGGCAACTTTGGTCGGATTCATCATTGTCCTGTACATGGTGTCCCATTACATCGGCGATCTGTTCTCCGAGGTAAAACGCGTCTTCCTGTTCAACTGA
- the spoIIIAB gene encoding stage III sporulation protein SpoIIIAB gives MVKLMGAVLILFSASMVGWQIGKYYANRPVQLRALLVALQMLETEIVFGMTPLQRAFVKVGHRVSEEVGKVFLLAAEFLQTEKAHSAEEALQQAMNRLWTQTALRRQEREVLESLGQVLGSSDREDQQKHLRLAVTHLRGLEEEARAEQEKYEKMYKSLGFLGGLLVVILMF, from the coding sequence ATGGTCAAGCTGATGGGAGCCGTACTCATCCTGTTTTCAGCGTCGATGGTTGGTTGGCAGATCGGCAAGTATTACGCGAATCGTCCCGTTCAGCTTCGGGCTCTGCTCGTTGCTCTGCAAATGCTCGAAACGGAAATCGTGTTTGGGATGACCCCATTGCAGCGGGCGTTTGTGAAGGTCGGTCATCGCGTCTCCGAAGAGGTAGGGAAAGTATTTCTTCTGGCTGCTGAATTCCTGCAGACCGAAAAGGCGCATTCGGCTGAGGAAGCGTTGCAACAGGCAATGAATAGACTCTGGACTCAAACCGCCTTGCGCAGACAAGAACGAGAGGTGCTAGAGAGTCTAGGTCAGGTACTCGGATCATCCGATCGGGAAGACCAGCAAAAGCATTTGCGCCTAGCTGTCACCCACCTGCGAGGGCTGGAAGAGGAGGCTCGTGCAGAACAGGAAAAGTACGAAAAAATGTACAAGAGTTTGGGCTTTTTAGGTGGACTCTTGGTCGTCATCCTGATGTTCTAA
- the spoIIIAA gene encoding stage III sporulation protein AA — MNEILMILPATLRTILTALPIAVRESLEEIRLRQNQPLEVRFGQQSSYVTPSGQITSIPAQGWLFSAEEAAKLLNQVSQHSLYALEEELKRGYITVVGGHRIGIAGKVVLDKGEVKGIRDVTSFNIRIAREKKGAARKVMPYLFEDGKLLNTLLISPPQCGKTTLLRDMARTISYGSEWSSSRKVGIVDERSELAGCLQGVPQRDVGPRTDVLDACPKAAGMMMMIRSMSPDVLIVDEVGRAEDGDAVWEAIHAGVAVICSAHGASVKEVAERPMLGKLIRYGAFSRYIVLSREKGVGTIQAIYDQSMNLVEREKVAWSS, encoded by the coding sequence ATGAATGAGATCTTGATGATATTGCCAGCAACTTTACGTACGATTTTGACGGCCCTTCCTATCGCGGTAAGAGAGAGTCTGGAAGAGATTCGGCTTCGGCAAAACCAGCCGCTAGAAGTCCGGTTTGGCCAACAATCTAGCTATGTGACACCGTCGGGGCAAATCACCTCGATACCCGCGCAAGGTTGGCTGTTTTCAGCAGAAGAGGCTGCAAAGCTCTTAAACCAGGTCAGCCAGCATTCTCTCTATGCCTTGGAAGAAGAGTTGAAAAGGGGTTACATCACGGTGGTTGGCGGTCATCGCATTGGCATTGCGGGGAAAGTGGTGCTGGACAAAGGTGAAGTGAAGGGAATCAGAGATGTGACCAGCTTCAACATCCGGATTGCCCGCGAGAAAAAAGGCGCGGCCAGGAAGGTCATGCCGTATTTGTTTGAGGATGGCAAATTGCTGAACACGCTGCTCATCTCCCCACCCCAGTGCGGGAAGACAACCTTGTTGCGTGATATGGCGAGAACCATCAGCTACGGGAGCGAGTGGTCTTCAAGTCGCAAGGTAGGAATTGTGGACGAGCGTTCTGAGTTGGCGGGATGCTTACAAGGAGTTCCTCAACGAGACGTCGGTCCGCGAACGGATGTGCTGGACGCTTGCCCAAAAGCTGCAGGGATGATGATGATGATTCGCTCCATGTCTCCTGATGTTCTGATTGTGGACGAGGTGGGAAGAGCGGAGGATGGTGACGCAGTCTGGGAAGCGATTCATGCAGGTGTAGCCGTCATTTGCTCAGCGCATGGAGCGAGCGTCAAGGAAGTAGCAGAACGCCCCATGCTGGGCAAGCTGATTCGATATGGAGCCTTTTCCCGCTATATCGTACTCAGCCGCGAAAAAGGCGTTGGAACGATCCAGGCCATCTACGATCAAAGCATGAACCTGGTTGAAAGGGAGAAGGTTGCATGGTCAAGCTGA
- a CDS encoding CD1247 N-terminal domain-containing protein produces the protein MPEALANRIAYLQGLADGLEVGEKSPEGKIMVEMIEILNEVQGQLRELHARVEEAEDYVEALDEDLEDIELYLFEDDDDLYETVVDCEDDDDEYAAFYDLDDDEDAQLYEGQVDPHLDTTYEFACPSCQKEIYLHEGKDEEGFRHYVIEPVDNKKTDNR, from the coding sequence ATGCCAGAAGCATTGGCGAATCGAATCGCATACTTGCAAGGGTTGGCAGATGGGTTGGAAGTGGGGGAGAAGAGCCCCGAAGGAAAAATTATGGTAGAGATGATTGAGATTCTAAATGAGGTGCAGGGTCAGCTACGAGAGCTTCACGCGCGAGTGGAAGAGGCAGAGGATTATGTGGAGGCCTTGGATGAAGACTTAGAGGACATTGAGCTCTACCTTTTTGAAGATGATGATGACTTGTACGAAACCGTTGTCGATTGTGAGGATGATGACGATGAGTACGCAGCTTTCTACGATTTAGATGATGATGAAGACGCACAACTGTACGAAGGACAAGTAGATCCCCATCTCGATACGACCTACGAATTCGCATGCCCTAGCTGCCAGAAAGAAATCTATCTGCACGAGGGCAAAGATGAGGAAGGTTTCAGACACTATGTAATAGAGCCAGTGGATAACAAGAAAACGGATAATCGGTGA
- a CDS encoding YqhV family protein → MLEKAIMGMAALRVFSGSIEIIAALLILKVNQVEKALLINSGLAIVGPIILITTTTIGLLGMSDRVSFAKIAWILVGISCILIGVRK, encoded by the coding sequence ATGTTGGAAAAAGCAATTATGGGTATGGCGGCGCTTAGGGTCTTCTCAGGCAGTATCGAGATCATTGCAGCTCTGCTCATTTTGAAAGTGAACCAGGTCGAAAAAGCTCTGCTCATTAATTCGGGTCTTGCGATTGTCGGGCCAATCATCTTAATCACTACTACAACAATCGGTTTATTAGGCATGTCGGATCGGGTTAGCTTTGCCAAAATTGCCTGGATTCTGGTGGGGATCTCCTGCATCTTGATTGGGGTCCGCAAGTAG
- a CDS encoding phosphosulfolactate synthase, with translation MVECDQSFLPDSWANPSGQIREKPRAKGLTMVIDKGLGLTAYSDLLALAAPYIDLYKLGFGTIALYPLEILNQKLTLAKQNGVHIMPGGTFFEIAIRHNTIADYMKLIRSLGFTAVEISDGTFPLSFSQRQEAINYALDNDLVVYTEVGKKTADYRTSREELLETLSFDLHNGASHVIVEARESGTVGVCDGDGNIDDSFVLDIVAAAKEKASRLIWEAPQKDQQVCFIKAIGSDVNLGNIAYTDVFSVETLRRGLRGDTALLMDRGRFYPCE, from the coding sequence ATGGTAGAGTGTGATCAATCGTTTTTGCCTGACAGCTGGGCAAACCCGTCCGGGCAAATCCGAGAGAAGCCCCGGGCGAAGGGCTTAACCATGGTCATTGACAAAGGCCTTGGACTTACCGCGTATTCCGACTTGTTAGCGCTGGCTGCTCCCTATATCGATCTATACAAACTCGGTTTTGGCACCATCGCTCTGTACCCCCTCGAAATACTCAACCAAAAATTGACCCTCGCAAAACAAAATGGCGTACACATCATGCCAGGAGGAACTTTTTTTGAAATTGCCATCCGTCATAATACGATTGCGGATTATATGAAGCTGATTCGCTCTCTCGGTTTTACTGCGGTCGAGATATCTGATGGAACGTTCCCTTTATCCTTCTCACAACGTCAGGAAGCCATCAATTACGCGTTAGACAATGATCTGGTGGTCTACACGGAAGTTGGGAAAAAAACTGCCGATTATCGCACTAGTCGAGAGGAATTGCTGGAGACGCTTAGCTTCGACCTGCACAATGGTGCCAGTCACGTTATTGTGGAAGCGAGAGAGAGTGGGACCGTCGGCGTTTGTGACGGGGACGGCAATATAGACGATTCCTTCGTTTTAGACATTGTCGCGGCGGCCAAAGAAAAAGCCTCCCGCCTAATCTGGGAAGCCCCACAAAAAGATCAACAGGTCTGCTTCATCAAAGCTATTGGCAGCGACGTTAATCTCGGAAACATTGCCTATACAGATGTATTCTCTGTGGAGACGCTACGGCGAGGATTGCGCGGCGATACAGCCCTACTCATGGATAGAGGGAGGTTTTATCCGTGCGAATAG
- a CDS encoding 2-phosphosulfolactate phosphatase yields the protein MRIEVVPTVEEIRFEQISNHVVIVIDVLRASSTIVTALGNGFRSVIPVETIGQANSLRANDCVLAGERHCKKIPEFDCNNSPTEVAALGKTGSQLILTTTNGTRAIQKAERASALLIGCFLNATACVRHALSYHLDVTLYCAGTRSEFALEDGLAAGLMIAQTQQSLPSIQICDLGEVLKASYLYYAGKLSELLPHTTTGKRLVQHHHASDIRYCAQVDQYQIVPYIKEKRILPHLVS from the coding sequence GTGCGAATAGAAGTGGTGCCGACCGTGGAAGAAATTCGTTTTGAACAGATCAGCAATCATGTTGTCATCGTCATCGATGTGCTTCGTGCCTCCAGTACGATTGTCACCGCCTTAGGCAATGGATTTCGTAGCGTCATCCCGGTCGAAACCATTGGGCAAGCGAACTCGCTGCGCGCCAACGACTGTGTTTTGGCTGGTGAACGCCACTGTAAGAAAATCCCGGAATTCGACTGCAACAACTCACCAACCGAAGTCGCAGCTCTGGGGAAAACGGGGAGCCAGCTTATTCTCACCACGACGAACGGGACTCGCGCGATCCAAAAAGCAGAACGTGCCTCTGCTCTCTTGATTGGCTGCTTCTTAAATGCCACGGCATGCGTGCGACACGCTCTTTCGTATCATCTCGATGTTACGCTGTACTGTGCAGGTACCCGGTCGGAATTCGCTCTGGAAGACGGTCTGGCTGCCGGCTTGATGATTGCCCAGACACAACAATCGTTACCGAGCATCCAAATTTGTGATCTGGGTGAAGTTCTAAAAGCGAGCTACCTTTACTACGCAGGAAAACTGAGCGAGCTGTTACCCCACACAACAACAGGAAAAAGGCTCGTCCAGCATCATCACGCAAGCGATATACGGTACTGTGCTCAAGTGGATCAGTATCAAATCGTTCCTTATATCAAGGAGAAACGCATACTCCCACACCTTGTCTCATAA
- a CDS encoding DUF441 domain-containing protein, which translates to MMSGEVMLVILIVIGLIGRSPIIATAASILLVLKLTALERFFPTVERRGLELGLLFLTISVLVPFASEKISWKDVTPLFTTVVGLTALAGGAIATWMNGKGLDLLRSEPHMIVGLVIGSIIGIVFFRGIPVGPLMAAGITAFVLKLWEWFMSK; encoded by the coding sequence ATGATGTCTGGAGAAGTGATGCTCGTCATCCTGATCGTCATCGGGTTAATCGGTCGATCACCGATAATCGCGACGGCCGCCAGTATTTTGTTAGTGTTGAAGCTGACGGCATTGGAACGATTTTTTCCTACGGTCGAGCGTCGTGGTTTAGAGCTTGGGCTGCTTTTTCTGACCATTTCTGTACTGGTTCCATTCGCCAGCGAAAAAATATCGTGGAAAGACGTCACACCTCTCTTTACTACGGTTGTCGGCTTAACCGCACTGGCTGGTGGGGCCATTGCCACCTGGATGAATGGAAAAGGACTCGATTTGCTGCGGTCTGAGCCGCACATGATCGTCGGATTGGTGATTGGTTCCATTATTGGGATTGTATTTTTCCGTGGGATTCCCGTTGGACCGTTGATGGCTGCCGGGATTACGGCCTTTGTATTGAAGCTATGGGAATGGTTTATGAGTAAATAA
- a CDS encoding DUF4179 domain-containing protein, translated as MNCSKTEELRKYLAGDLTTEAARLLEQHVEACMLCQKVMMEEADSDEEYQVLQVPSALPADFTAQVMTALETVRTPTPKPNWKKRSVNILKKTAIAVASVTAIITFGSMVSPTFASYVNSVIQSIQGIDNGMKQAAEKGYAQAINKSATDQGMTLTVQEVVADPVRMAIFAQAVDQNGKRIPFDPEKIEVSLTYKTKSGEELNPDGGGYHYGEEGEYLVISHDIFQFLKDRKTQLDEMIVGVDVTMLDGKEGSWKLEFPVDLKKARAAANQTTIEKNFMTPHGIKLALHNIKTVPSVSLIELETAWTEERAKQVQKIKEENGWVVKQDAPGVFTDAERVERYFVDIGLAYEIVDEKGKVVAGWDDAIYGDQLNQIRKNTVSPSYRGQLHDEGKRYTKWNGITPLADDQTYTFRLHSLYLFEPAKFQATIPVDKLMKEKVTVTNNDSVYTFTGFTLKTTEGEEKIGDHTYSGKGAIIPFTAVLPEGIIMNLVWSAQDDAKQDYRLLMKETFKRDKDGRVHVSGTFFIRDLEKQPKELNLKHLMQWRQYQGMNWEVPFKTSSKR; from the coding sequence ATGAATTGCTCCAAAACTGAAGAATTGCGCAAGTACTTGGCCGGAGACCTGACCACAGAAGCAGCGAGACTGCTGGAACAACATGTCGAAGCGTGCATGCTTTGCCAAAAGGTAATGATGGAGGAAGCTGACAGCGATGAGGAGTACCAAGTCCTGCAAGTTCCAAGCGCGTTGCCAGCAGATTTTACAGCCCAAGTGATGACAGCATTAGAGACAGTGCGAACTCCTACTCCTAAACCGAATTGGAAAAAGAGGAGTGTAAACATTTTGAAGAAAACAGCGATAGCCGTAGCGAGTGTGACTGCGATCATTACGTTTGGGTCCATGGTGTCCCCAACTTTTGCGAGCTATGTAAATAGTGTCATCCAGTCCATCCAAGGCATTGACAACGGAATGAAGCAAGCTGCCGAAAAAGGCTATGCCCAAGCAATCAATAAGAGCGCAACCGATCAGGGAATGACACTGACCGTGCAAGAAGTGGTTGCTGATCCGGTGAGAATGGCAATCTTCGCGCAAGCAGTCGATCAAAATGGCAAGCGCATTCCGTTTGACCCGGAAAAAATCGAGGTTTCGCTTACGTATAAAACAAAATCAGGTGAAGAGCTCAATCCAGATGGAGGAGGCTATCACTACGGAGAAGAGGGTGAATACCTAGTCATCAGCCATGATATCTTCCAATTTCTGAAAGACAGAAAGACTCAACTGGATGAAATGATTGTCGGCGTGGACGTGACGATGCTGGATGGAAAAGAAGGTAGCTGGAAGCTGGAGTTTCCAGTCGATTTGAAAAAGGCGAGAGCAGCGGCAAATCAAACAACGATTGAGAAAAATTTCATGACCCCGCATGGAATTAAGCTGGCTTTGCACAACATTAAGACTGTGCCTAGTGTCAGTTTGATTGAATTGGAAACAGCGTGGACGGAAGAGCGAGCGAAGCAAGTTCAAAAAATAAAAGAAGAAAATGGATGGGTCGTAAAGCAAGATGCACCAGGTGTGTTCACAGATGCAGAGCGCGTGGAGAGATATTTCGTAGACATCGGATTGGCCTATGAAATCGTGGATGAAAAAGGAAAAGTAGTAGCAGGATGGGATGATGCTATTTACGGGGATCAACTCAATCAAATTCGCAAAAACACGGTATCTCCCTCTTACCGAGGGCAACTGCATGATGAGGGGAAACGATATACGAAGTGGAATGGCATAACGCCTTTGGCTGATGACCAAACTTATACATTCAGGCTGCACTCCCTGTACTTATTTGAACCGGCGAAGTTTCAAGCGACCATTCCGGTTGATAAGCTGATGAAGGAAAAGGTGACTGTAACGAATAACGACAGCGTGTACACCTTTACGGGCTTTACCTTAAAAACGACGGAGGGCGAGGAAAAAATCGGGGACCATACCTACAGCGGTAAAGGTGCCATCATCCCGTTCACGGCTGTTCTTCCTGAAGGTATCATCATGAATTTGGTATGGAGCGCGCAAGATGACGCCAAGCAAGACTACCGATTGCTTATGAAAGAAACATTCAAGAGAGACAAGGATGGGCGTGTACATGTCAGTGGAACCTTCTTTATCCGTGATCTAGAAAAGCAACCGAAAGAGCTGAACCTGAAGCATTTGATGCAATGGCGTCAATACCAAGGGATGAATTGGGAAGTCCCATTTAAAACGTCTAGCAAACGGTAA
- a CDS encoding RNA polymerase sigma factor, which translates to MQDDWLLIQQVQKGNRDAYAHLVDKYKERVYSYLYRMTGQQQDAQDLTQEAFIKAYCQLDKYKPTDAFLAWLYRIASNLCIDAWRKNKHYAKTPLEETRLIESDTPEKAYLEKEKQDTLQQQIMALGEEYRIVFLLKYMEQQSYKEISESLHIPVTTVQMRIHHAKKKLRASITQEMSGGAAIYELLQN; encoded by the coding sequence TTGCAGGATGATTGGTTGCTCATACAACAGGTACAAAAAGGGAATCGGGATGCCTACGCGCACCTGGTCGACAAGTACAAAGAACGAGTATACAGCTATCTGTATCGAATGACGGGGCAGCAGCAGGATGCCCAAGACCTGACACAAGAGGCTTTTATCAAAGCGTACTGTCAACTGGATAAATATAAGCCGACAGATGCTTTTTTGGCCTGGCTGTATCGGATTGCGTCCAACCTGTGTATAGACGCGTGGCGCAAGAACAAGCACTACGCCAAAACACCTTTGGAAGAGACCAGATTGATTGAATCCGATACACCCGAAAAAGCTTATTTGGAAAAAGAAAAGCAAGATACCTTGCAGCAGCAAATCATGGCGCTGGGTGAGGAATACCGCATTGTGTTTCTGCTGAAATACATGGAGCAGCAAAGCTACAAGGAGATTAGCGAGAGTTTGCACATTCCGGTGACAACCGTGCAAATGCGCATCCATCATGCCAAGAAAAAGCTCCGGGCAAGTATTACGCAAGAAATGTCAGGAGGTGCTGCTATCTATGAATTGCTCCAAAACTGA
- the ant(6) gene encoding aminoglycoside 6-adenylyltransferase — protein MRTEQEMMSMLIDFATKDDRIRLVTLEGSRTNKNIPADPFQDYDISYFVTEMDSFKENDQWLDVFGNRIMMQKPEDMELFPSELGNWFSYLMLFDDGTKVDLTLIPIDETKPYFANSDGLVEVLLDKDELIKHEVLPSDHQYWIKKPTAREFDDCCNEFWMVSTYVVKGLARKEILFAIDHLNEIARPNLLRMMAWQTGCEKGFTFSVGKNYKFIDHYLPKEDWEALLSTYRENGYPQMWESLFTCYELFRKYTKAVADSLEYPYPDYDEAITKYAENIYHSWK, from the coding sequence TTGAGAACGGAACAAGAAATGATGAGCATGCTGATCGATTTCGCCACGAAGGATGATCGAATCCGCTTGGTAACCTTGGAAGGGTCGCGTACGAACAAAAATATACCCGCTGATCCATTCCAAGATTATGATATTTCGTATTTTGTGACAGAGATGGATTCTTTTAAGGAAAATGATCAATGGCTCGATGTTTTTGGGAATCGGATCATGATGCAAAAACCAGAGGATATGGAGCTTTTTCCGTCCGAGCTAGGGAATTGGTTTTCCTATCTCATGCTATTTGACGATGGAACTAAAGTAGATCTGACGCTGATTCCGATAGACGAGACAAAGCCGTATTTTGCAAATAGCGACGGCTTGGTTGAGGTTTTGCTGGATAAGGACGAGCTTATCAAACACGAGGTGCTCCCTTCCGATCATCAATATTGGATCAAGAAGCCAACTGCTAGAGAGTTTGATGACTGCTGCAATGAATTTTGGATGGTCTCTACTTACGTTGTCAAAGGTCTCGCGAGAAAAGAAATCCTTTTTGCGATTGACCATCTCAACGAAATCGCCCGACCGAATTTGCTCCGCATGATGGCTTGGCAAACCGGATGTGAGAAAGGATTTACCTTTAGTGTCGGGAAAAACTACAAATTTATCGATCACTATCTTCCAAAAGAAGATTGGGAAGCGCTACTATCCACTTATCGCGAAAACGGCTACCCGCAGATGTGGGAATCGTTATTCACTTGCTACGAGCTATTTCGAAAGTACACCAAAGCGGTGGCAGATAGTCTCGAATATCCGTATCCAGATTACGATGAAGCTATTACCAAGTATGCGGAAAATATCTACCATTCATGGAAGTGA